In Actinoplanes sp. NBC_00393, a single genomic region encodes these proteins:
- a CDS encoding Fpg/Nei family DNA glycosylase: MPEGHTIHRLAMRHRELFTGRPVAASSPQGRFAAGAALINGSVLLDTEAYGKHLLHHYEDDRIVHVHLGLYGKFTEGELPMPEPVGQIRMRLTGSGHWLDLRGPTACEVLEPAAVDLLRARLGADPLRDDADPAAAYARVRSSTKPLFALLLDQSIVAGCGLIYANEVLFRAGLSPETPGAAIDPARWTALWDDLRALMKEGVARGRIDTVHTEHTPEAMRRAPRVDRHGGEVYVYRRPGQPCLVCDTPVARGPMAGRNLYWCPTCQPAADRPVRRARKG; this comes from the coding sequence GTGCCGGAGGGACATACGATTCACCGCCTCGCGATGCGTCACCGCGAGCTCTTCACCGGGCGGCCGGTGGCCGCCAGCAGCCCGCAGGGCCGCTTCGCCGCGGGCGCCGCGCTGATCAACGGGAGCGTGCTGCTCGACACCGAGGCGTACGGCAAGCATCTGCTCCATCATTACGAGGACGACCGGATCGTCCACGTCCATCTCGGCCTGTACGGCAAGTTCACCGAGGGCGAGCTGCCGATGCCCGAGCCGGTCGGGCAGATTCGCATGCGATTGACCGGTTCTGGTCACTGGCTCGATCTGCGCGGGCCGACCGCGTGCGAGGTGCTGGAGCCGGCCGCGGTGGACCTGCTGCGGGCCCGGCTCGGCGCGGACCCGCTTCGCGACGACGCCGATCCGGCAGCCGCGTACGCCCGGGTCCGCTCCAGCACGAAGCCGCTGTTCGCCCTGCTGCTGGACCAGTCCATCGTGGCCGGCTGCGGCCTGATCTACGCCAACGAGGTGCTGTTCCGGGCCGGCCTGTCGCCGGAGACACCGGGCGCGGCCATCGACCCGGCGCGCTGGACCGCGCTCTGGGACGACCTGCGGGCGCTGATGAAGGAGGGCGTCGCGCGCGGCCGGATCGACACCGTGCACACCGAGCACACCCCGGAGGCGATGCGGCGGGCGCCGCGCGTCGACCGGCACGGCGGTGAGGTGTACGTCTACCGCCGCCCCGGCCAGCCCTGCCTGGTCTGCGACACCCCGGTGGCCCGCGGCCCGATGGCCGGCCGCAACCTCTACTGGTGCCCGACCTGCCAGCCCGCCGCGGACCGCCCGGTCAGGCGGGCACGGAAGGGGTGA
- a CDS encoding ATP-dependent Clp protease proteolytic subunit: MTIDTTMRGGGATFDDQVFERLLRERIIFLGSEVNDEVTNRICAQMLLLASEDSERDIALYINSPGGSISAGMAVYDTMQYIKNDVATIAMGMAASMGQFLLCAGTPGKRYALPHARVMMHQLSGGIGGTAADIAIQAESMLHIKQVMNERIAFHTGHTPEEIERDSDRDRWFTAEQAKEYGIVDHVIRQASDVHTGAPLR, translated from the coding sequence ATGACCATTGACACGACCATGCGTGGCGGCGGCGCGACCTTCGACGACCAGGTCTTCGAGCGCCTGCTCCGGGAGCGGATCATCTTCCTCGGCAGCGAGGTCAACGACGAGGTGACCAACCGGATCTGCGCGCAGATGCTGCTGCTCGCCTCCGAGGACTCGGAGCGCGACATCGCCCTGTACATCAACTCCCCGGGCGGCTCGATCAGCGCCGGCATGGCGGTGTACGACACCATGCAGTACATCAAGAACGACGTGGCGACCATCGCCATGGGCATGGCCGCCTCGATGGGCCAGTTCCTGCTCTGCGCCGGCACCCCCGGCAAGCGGTACGCGCTGCCGCACGCCCGGGTGATGATGCACCAGCTCTCCGGTGGCATCGGCGGCACCGCGGCGGACATCGCCATCCAGGCCGAGAGCATGCTGCACATCAAGCAGGTGATGAACGAGCGGATCGCGTTCCACACCGGGCACACCCCGGAGGAGATCGAGCGCGACTCGGACCGGGACCGCTGGTTCACGGCCGAGCAGGCCAAGGAGTACGGCATCGTCGACCACGTCATCCGGCAGGCGTCCGACGTGCACACCGGTGCGCCGCTGCGCTGA
- the ddaH gene encoding dimethylargininase, whose product MTFHASPRRYLMCRPTHFAVTYRINPWMDPTAPYDNALAISQWENLRQTFLSLGHTVDLIDPLPGLPDMVFAANGATVVGGRVLGVQFRDAERADEAPAYSAWFRERGFDVHEPKHTNEGEGDILLAGDLLLAGTGFRTAHASHAETQEVLQRPVITLQLVDPAYYHLDTALCVLDETNIAYLPQAFSPGSQSVLRQLFPNAIIATPEDAAVLGLNAVSDGRTVVLAEQATRLAAALRAAGYQTIGVDMSELRKAGGGPKCCTLEVRS is encoded by the coding sequence ATGACGTTCCACGCCTCGCCGCGCCGATACCTCATGTGCCGGCCCACCCACTTCGCGGTCACGTACCGGATCAACCCGTGGATGGATCCCACGGCGCCGTACGACAACGCGCTGGCGATCAGCCAATGGGAGAACCTGCGGCAGACGTTCCTCAGCCTCGGGCACACCGTCGACCTGATCGACCCGCTGCCCGGCCTGCCCGACATGGTCTTCGCCGCGAACGGCGCCACCGTGGTCGGCGGGCGGGTGCTGGGCGTGCAGTTCCGGGACGCCGAGCGGGCCGACGAGGCCCCGGCGTACTCCGCCTGGTTCCGTGAGCGCGGCTTCGACGTGCACGAGCCCAAGCACACCAACGAGGGCGAGGGCGACATCCTGCTCGCCGGTGACCTGCTGCTCGCCGGCACCGGATTCCGGACCGCCCACGCGTCGCACGCCGAGACGCAGGAGGTCCTCCAGCGGCCGGTGATCACGCTGCAGCTGGTCGACCCGGCTTACTACCACCTGGACACGGCGCTCTGCGTGCTGGACGAGACCAACATCGCGTACCTTCCGCAGGCCTTCTCGCCGGGTTCGCAATCCGTGCTCCGGCAGCTGTTCCCGAATGCGATCATCGCAACGCCGGAGGACGCGGCGGTGCTCGGCCTCAACGCGGTCAGCGATGGCCGTACCGTGGTGCTGGCCGAGCAGGCCACCCGACTGGCCGCGGCCCTGCGCGCGGCCGGCTACCAGACCATCGGGGTCGACATGTCCGAGCTTCGCAAGGCCGGCGGTGGACCGAAGTGCTGCACGCTGGAGGTGCGCTCATGA
- the rocD gene encoding ornithine--oxo-acid transaminase yields the protein MTTVEFRTPGALEDAERWTAHNYHPLPVVVAEAEGAWVTDVDGRRYLDFLAGYSALNFGHRHPGLIAAAHAQLDRVTLTSRAFVHDQFATFCRGLAELCGKDLVLPMNTGAEAVETAIKVARKWGYRVKGVADERAEIIVAGGNFHGRTTTIVSFSDDPDARADFGPYTPGFVMVPYGDLAAVRAAITPNTVAVLMEPIQGEAGVLVPPAGFFAGVRELCTGNNVLMIADEIQSGLGRTGKTFAIEHDGVVPDMYVLGKALGGGIVPVSAVAANRDVLGVLRPGEHGSTFGGNPLACAVGTEVVRLLATGEFQERSARLGARLHAGLEALIGKGVVGVRGRGLWAGLDIDPALMTGRQACERLAERGVLAKDTHGSTIRLAPPLVVTEADLDHALAQLAAVLAG from the coding sequence ATGACGACTGTCGAGTTCCGTACGCCGGGCGCCCTGGAGGACGCCGAGCGCTGGACCGCGCACAACTACCACCCGCTGCCGGTGGTCGTCGCCGAGGCCGAGGGCGCCTGGGTGACCGACGTCGACGGCCGCCGCTACCTCGACTTCCTGGCCGGATACTCCGCGCTGAACTTCGGGCACCGCCACCCCGGGCTGATCGCCGCGGCGCACGCCCAGCTGGACCGGGTCACGCTGACCAGCCGCGCGTTCGTGCACGACCAGTTCGCCACGTTCTGCCGGGGGCTCGCCGAGCTCTGCGGCAAGGACCTGGTGCTGCCGATGAACACCGGCGCGGAGGCGGTGGAGACCGCGATCAAGGTGGCCCGCAAGTGGGGTTACCGGGTCAAGGGCGTGGCCGACGAGCGTGCCGAGATCATCGTCGCCGGCGGGAACTTCCACGGGCGTACGACAACGATCGTCAGCTTCTCCGACGATCCGGACGCGCGGGCCGACTTCGGGCCGTACACGCCGGGCTTCGTGATGGTGCCCTACGGCGACCTGGCGGCCGTCCGTGCGGCGATCACCCCGAACACGGTGGCCGTGCTCATGGAGCCGATCCAGGGCGAGGCCGGGGTGCTCGTACCGCCCGCCGGCTTCTTCGCCGGGGTGCGGGAGCTGTGCACCGGCAACAACGTGCTGATGATCGCCGACGAGATCCAGTCCGGTCTGGGCCGGACCGGGAAGACCTTCGCGATCGAGCACGACGGCGTCGTACCGGACATGTATGTGCTGGGCAAGGCCCTCGGCGGCGGCATCGTCCCGGTCTCCGCGGTCGCCGCGAACCGGGACGTGCTCGGTGTGCTGCGGCCCGGCGAGCACGGCTCCACCTTCGGCGGGAACCCGCTGGCCTGCGCGGTCGGCACCGAGGTGGTCCGGCTGCTGGCCACCGGCGAGTTCCAGGAGCGGTCGGCCCGGCTCGGGGCACGGTTGCACGCCGGGCTGGAGGCACTGATCGGCAAGGGCGTGGTGGGCGTACGCGGTAGGGGTCTCTGGGCCGGGTTGGACATCGACCCGGCGCTGATGACCGGGCGGCAGGCGTGCGAACGCCTGGCCGAGCGTGGCGTGCTGGCCAAGGACACGCACGGGTCGACGATCCGGCTGGCCCCGCCGCTGGTGGTCACCGAGGCCGACCTGGATCACGCGCTGGCGCAGCTCGCGGCGGTGCTGGCGGGCTGA
- a CDS encoding FHA domain-containing protein: MRFEVSKVLDAIEARLTTDPALARGVVDLSEVVRYADLDGGRPASLVRLGLLVDALGRHVAEENVPVYAIAPRGLISDTDLTSNERMVVRRWADDGKIEVVPQIEDRVLEVAEMLGLPVLTRDREDRFRDRRPWVTDPGRLLALVSNAGGPVLVARVGRGEALPQASRSPLGERLLARVWSCPAPNCNSYGNGGDPDSPFADMRTFTSPVAQPPPTLRAGAPTCPRHGERLRDTGARPATEVFSVRIDGVIRQRFVVSEETPVTVGRAPEGGSGIMLGQWLTDDARKWISRGHVRFALRGGEVTVQDISTNGSGIRPGGSFDDQDRITLKREESRVLAADDVVELYAGVHVGRSNLWASGGVVQPESVMGEAPTMAFRPVGR; encoded by the coding sequence GTGAGATTCGAGGTCAGCAAGGTCCTCGACGCCATCGAGGCCCGGCTCACCACCGACCCGGCTCTGGCCCGGGGTGTGGTTGATCTGTCAGAGGTCGTCCGTTACGCCGACCTCGATGGTGGTCGCCCGGCCAGCCTGGTACGCCTCGGCCTTCTGGTGGACGCGCTCGGCCGGCACGTGGCCGAGGAGAACGTCCCCGTCTACGCGATCGCCCCACGCGGTCTCATCTCGGACACCGACCTCACGTCGAACGAGCGCATGGTGGTCCGGCGCTGGGCTGACGACGGCAAGATCGAGGTCGTTCCGCAGATCGAGGACCGGGTGCTCGAGGTGGCCGAGATGCTGGGGCTTCCGGTGCTCACCCGCGACCGGGAGGACCGGTTCCGGGACCGCCGGCCGTGGGTCACCGACCCGGGCCGGCTGCTCGCCCTGGTGTCGAACGCCGGCGGGCCGGTGCTGGTGGCCCGGGTGGGCCGCGGAGAGGCGCTGCCGCAGGCGTCCCGCTCACCACTCGGTGAGCGGCTGCTCGCCCGGGTGTGGAGCTGTCCCGCGCCGAACTGCAACAGCTACGGCAACGGTGGCGACCCGGACAGCCCGTTCGCCGACATGCGTACCTTCACCAGCCCGGTCGCGCAGCCGCCGCCCACCCTGCGGGCCGGCGCGCCGACCTGCCCGCGGCACGGGGAGCGGCTCCGGGACACCGGCGCGCGCCCGGCCACCGAGGTCTTCTCGGTACGCATCGACGGCGTGATCCGGCAGCGTTTCGTGGTCTCCGAGGAGACGCCGGTGACCGTCGGCCGGGCCCCCGAGGGCGGTTCCGGGATCATGCTCGGCCAGTGGCTCACCGACGACGCCCGCAAGTGGATCAGTCGCGGTCACGTGCGGTTCGCCCTGCGCGGTGGTGAGGTGACCGTCCAGGACATCAGCACCAACGGCAGCGGCATCCGGCCCGGCGGCTCCTTCGACGACCAGGACCGGATCACTCTCAAGCGGGAGGAGAGCCGGGTGCTCGCCGCGGACGACGTGGTGGAGCTCTACGCCGGGGTGCACGTCGGCCGGTCCAACCTGTGGGCCAGCGGCGGCGTCGTGCAGCCCGAGTCGGTGATGGGCGAGGCGCCCACGATGGCGTTCCGCCCGGTCGGCCGCTGA